Part of the Ziziphus jujuba cultivar Dongzao chromosome 8, ASM3175591v1 genome is shown below.
CTTGTATTTGTCCAAATGGAATATCCAGGATAAGATCTCCTATCCTATTATGCTGTCTCCATTTTTACATGTCCCAGTAAATCTAATTATACTCAGTCCACacgtaattatttatttatttattgagttTATTACAATTCAAAGGTGGTGTCACCCACACTACAGATTGTTGACCCAAATAATCAAACATTtcgctaaaaaaataaaaacttatattaatatcgacaaaaaaaatcaaaataaaaattctgttatcatttttttatgtcCATATCTATATCTACCAGTAATATAATGTTGCTTCATATAGAAACATTATGTGATAGGTGACTATTTGTTTATCTATGATTATCTAACTTCTAACAatgactaataaaaaataaggaaCAAATTTTCAGTAGATTCTTTACTGCCTTATAATTAGAAGAACTTTCCAAGCAAaatctgaataaaataaatgatgaacaaattaagaaaaatctagaaaattcttaatgatgatttatgttgagagaatatgtatgtatatatatgtgtgtatagaGAAAGGTAAACGAAATAGGAAATATAATCCCCTTATATAGCCTCTAATGATCTTCAATTCCAATAAAATTGAAACTCTTCCACATGTAATTTGAATGAGAATAGGATTCTTAATCTCAAAATTTAGGACTAACACTTCCTAAAAGATTTATCTCAACAGATTGATCTCAATAGTTGACTCAACCCCAAAAATATTGTGTTTAGGCTCAATAATCTGCCatcacaaaaccaaaaatataacatGAGTCAAACAGAAGTAAATAATTCAATGTTCAAATAGGATTGTATCTTCTctatctaaattttttataatccaATAACACATGACAATAAGAAAACCAATGGTAATGATTTCTTTCCTTTAATGTTCCATTTCTTATATTTATTGATCAAGATTAATCATCGTTGACCGAAACATTGTTGTGAAGTACACATCAACCCAAATTCGtggactagtagcacataaaaaacgAAGGtactgtttgaaagttatgagcagaACAAGTTATGGTTCGAATTGTTCAAGTAGTGCTgtgtttaaccttttttttttttgggtaaaattttgttttgacttgttGAAGAAGTGCTgtgtttaactttttttttttggataaaattttgttttgacttataTATAGTTGTAAAGTACTCTTCGACATGAGTTCATAGGCTAGCAATACATTTAATTGGACatttgattaaaaagttataaacctgtaaaatttttctaagacgATATTATTGTGTGTACAACTGTGAGTGTGTAAAACGTGTGCATAGTGCCCATCGAcactgtgccatgtgtcactctCTCAGCCTATCTTGTGAGTGCATAGTGACACTCACGGGTGGCATTTCATTGGTTGAAAATGAAGTTGGAGTAGAGAGAAggggagagagaggagaaagagTGAGAAATCAGCCAATCCTCGATTCACCCTTTTCCAGCCACCAAACACTTACATGCACTAGACCATCCTAAGCCACGCTTCAAAACCAGACGATTAGCCAAGAATCACCGGCAACTCACCGACGATGCACCcagatcggggctttttctgGGTAAAACGCTATTTCCTTCCAAGGccaatttctcccaaaccagccACCTATTTTTGACACCACCTTACTTATTGCACTTCTTCCCTGtatgttatttgaagtgctgaaagtTGTGGAAATTAaatgtagtaaggtgggagtaATAAGATGGTACTTTTACAaatgtgttttctgtgcagagAATATTGTGACATGTCCAAGTTTTATGAGAGATActatcggattttccattgaaaagTCCGATAGGATTTTTGTGGAATTAGCACTTGTCTAAGGTTCTAGTAAAAGATCTTAGATGAATCCTGACATTGGGActtcatttttcatatttgaacAAATATAAGTCTTTGCATGGAAAAAAATAGCATTAAATTTTAGTCtgctatattaataatattgactTAATAAGAAATAACCATATTTTAATGGAGAGAATAGATCATGGTCATACAATTTGTCAATCCCACATGCCAAAAGACCTTGAAACTTAGGTAAAGGTTATATGAGGAAATGGTCCTTCTCCTTTAACTAATAGCTAGCAAAGGGAGAATTTAAATAGAAACAGCAAACTGAAAtggatacttatttaattcCGCACATTTATTCCACGGATCATTCCATAAAAAGTAGAAAAGCAAATTACATTACCCACCATTTGGAATTTAAAGAAGGGTGATAGTAGTACCCAATTGTACCCAATTTTATTTAGtacttaatataataataacaggGTGGATACAAGTGACTCGTTCATACATAGTTCACATGATGAAGGATTACGCATACTTAGTCGGTTTTTTGGCGAATAAGTTCCAAATTAACATGGTCAACAATGGAGGAACTGTAATTACTCTTAATATCATAATACCTGTTCCATAGCATCACACCTCCATACCTAGACGTGTCTTTGATCTCCGGaagaatttgattaattagcaCATCAGCCGGGACGTACCCAGTAAAAGAGGCATTGGTGGATGCTGGTAACCCCAGAAACAACTTCTCTGATTCCTTAAGCGACGAAGTCCATGTATTCCATGCACTTAAAAGATTATCAGCTCCAGCCTCAGTAGTATACTCGCACGTAGCATTGCGATACTGCTGAGTCTGATAGAACTGAACCCAAACATAGTCGAAAACCCCTGTGTCAATGACATCCTCAAGATAATCATCAGGGTAAGGACATTGAGGAGCTACAGATAAATAGACAGGTTTTGTTCCTTCTTCGCTATAATCCTTCAGGTATCTTGCAAGATAATCATGGAAGACCGTATCGTCACCAAACAAGTTGAATCTACGCCGTCGAATACAGCATCCCCAAAAGGACGTGTAGTGGATGAGTCATGACCACCCAGAAATGTATTCCATAACTGCTCTGCAACATTTAAGGCATCTGAAGAAGATGTTACCTTATAGTTTCCATTAACTCCTCCAAGTGAGATGAAGACCTTAACACCAAGGTTCCGACAAATCTTTACGTGTTCGCCAACATGGGTGCAATTAAATGTATCTGGAGGGCAGTGATACTAAGGTCGATTTCTATATCCAGGCCATTGCCAAATTGGGAAACTGAGCCTACGTTTACGATAGAATACAACCCAGTTTCACAGGTTTCCACTAGACTTTTTTCATCGTAATAATCGCTGCCATATGTACCCCAGTAGATGGATATGCCACCTTGAGCATTAGAGATTTGGATCAAGGCCGAGGTTAGGAGGCAAGCGAGTAGAAGGTTGGCTAGAAGAcgcattctttctttctttctttctttctttatttattttttttttattttttattttattttggttgctGCGATtgctcaaactttttttttttggctgctaCGATCGCTCAAAATATTTGTGGTCTAATTGTATGATTGATAGttgatatatatggtttttgccTGAGAGTTGCCATCCTTTTGTAGAGAggttttgagtgctaaatttgatatgaaaataaaatatttgcctCTTACAAAATTATCGAACAGTACACATAAGAGTGTTATGAGGAAAGAACATGCCTAAACAACTAACACGAGGGCAAAACTTATGGAGGTGGTCCTCTATCTCTTGTGGATCTATGCACCACCATGTATAACAAgtggtcattttttttttttttcccatttcatTTTTACtccttaattatatttatgtaataaAGAACAGTGGTCCTTATATAGCAGAGAGCGGTggagaataaaaacaaaagatttgTTCTTGTATATTGTTTTGGACTACTTtactgtttcatttttttaagagTTTTTATTTAGTACTccctgttttcatttttttttaccatttt
Proteins encoded:
- the LOC132805103 gene encoding hevamine-A-like produces the protein MRLLANLLLACLLTSALIQISNAQGGISIYWGTYGSDYYDEKSLVETCETGLYSIVNVGSVSQFGNGLDIEIDLSITALQIHLIAPMLANTFNLFGDDTVFHDYLARYLKDYSEEGTKPVYLSVAPQCPYPDDYLEDVIDTGVFDYVWVQFYQTQQYRNATCEYTTEAGADNLLSAWNTWTSSLKESEKLFLGLPASTNASFTGYVPADVLINQILPEIKDTSRYGGVMLWNRYYDIKSNYSSSIVDHVNLELIRQKTD